The following coding sequences are from one Panicum hallii strain FIL2 chromosome 5, PHallii_v3.1, whole genome shotgun sequence window:
- the LOC112893690 gene encoding heavy metal-associated isoprenylated plant protein 20-like encodes MGILDHFSDLCSITETKEALKLRKKRPLQTVNIKVKMDCEGCERRVKSAVKSMRGVTSVAVNPKQSKCTVTGYVEPAKVLERVKSTGKAAEMWPYVPYTMTTYPYVGGAYDKKAPAGFVRSAPQAMADPSAPEVRYMTMFSDENVNACTVM; translated from the exons ATGGGCATCCTGGACCACTTTTCCGATCTCTGCAGCATCACGGAGACCAAGGAGGCCCTCAAGCTCCGGAAGAAGCGCCCCCTGCAG ACGGTAAACATCAAGGTGAAGATGGACTGCGAGGGGTGCGAGCGGCGGGTGAAGAGCGCCGTGAAGTCGATGCGGGGCGTAACCAGCGTGGCGGTGAACCCGAAGCAGAGCAAGTGCACCGTGACGGGGTATGTGGAGCCGGCCAAGGTGCTCGAGCGGGTGAAGAGCACGGGCAAGGCGGCGGAGATGTGGCCCTACGTGCCCTACACGATGACCACCTACCCCTACGTCGGCGGCGCCTACGACAAGAAGGCCCCGGCGGGCTTCGTCCGCAGCGCGCCGCAGGCCATGGCCGACCCTAGCGCGCCGGAGGTCAGGTACATGACCATGTTCAGCGACGAGAACGTCAACGCATGCACCGTCATGTGA